One part of the Algibacter sp. L1A34 genome encodes these proteins:
- a CDS encoding glycosyltransferase family 2 protein yields MNQSQPLISIVLPVYNVERYITEAMDSILKQTVQDFEILVIDDCSTDNTIKIVESYNDNRVKVIKKEKNKGLIHSLNLGFSLAKGKYIARMDGDDINELERFEKQLHILETYPEIITCGSWIKYFGGHDTVIKHCEKHDAIVAQMLVKCPMSLGCCMLRTSAVRAFSFNNDKVHVEDYDFWSRIAWNGKLYNIQEVLYNYRSHESQVSSLYKDIQVEGDMEIQLFLFKKLEYDENKYTDTFLKKFLLKQEHIKVEALELFIDWQKKIVALNKKNRVFETKELKTILNQIKRSIIYNIYFTNGFKEIDKKWRTQALFKLPIKDFVYVAKMKIKEKTNFLFKQVLSKSFYDF; encoded by the coding sequence ATGAACCAAAGTCAACCACTTATTTCAATAGTGTTACCAGTGTATAATGTCGAAAGATATATTACAGAAGCTATGGATTCTATTCTAAAGCAAACAGTTCAGGATTTCGAAATATTGGTTATTGATGATTGTTCAACAGATAATACAATTAAAATTGTAGAGTCTTATAACGACAACAGAGTTAAAGTAATTAAAAAGGAAAAAAATAAAGGATTAATACACAGTTTAAATCTTGGGTTTAGCCTTGCAAAAGGAAAGTATATTGCAAGAATGGATGGAGATGATATAAATGAATTAGAACGGTTTGAAAAGCAACTACATATTTTGGAAACGTATCCAGAAATTATAACTTGTGGTAGTTGGATTAAATACTTTGGAGGTCATGATACGGTTATTAAGCATTGCGAAAAGCACGATGCAATTGTAGCTCAAATGCTAGTTAAATGCCCAATGAGTTTAGGGTGTTGTATGTTAAGAACAAGTGCTGTTAGAGCGTTTTCTTTTAATAATGATAAAGTTCACGTTGAAGATTACGACTTTTGGTCTAGAATAGCTTGGAACGGGAAACTCTATAACATACAAGAAGTATTATATAATTACAGAAGCCATGAATCTCAAGTTTCTAGTCTATATAAAGACATACAGGTTGAAGGTGATATGGAAATTCAATTATTTTTGTTTAAAAAATTAGAGTACGACGAAAATAAGTATACAGATACTTTTTTAAAAAAGTTTCTTTTAAAACAAGAGCATATAAAAGTAGAAGCGTTGGAGTTGTTTATCGATTGGCAAAAAAAAATAGTAGCGCTAAACAAAAAAAACAGAGTATTTGAAACCAAAGAATTAAAGACTATTTTAAACCAGATAAAAAGATCTATTATTTATAATATTTACTTTACAAATGGTTTTAAAGAGATTGATAAAAAATGGAGAACACAAGCTTTATTTAAGTTACCAATTAAAGACTTTGTTTATGTAGCAAAAATGAAAATAAAAGAAAAAACTAATTTTTTATTCAAGCAGGTATTAAGTAAATCATTTTATGACTTTTAA
- a CDS encoding glycosyltransferase family 2 protein translates to MLFSILIANYNNGHFFIDCYNSIIKQTYTNWEAIIVDDGSNDDSIEIIKKTIGNDSRFKLYQNDKNRGCGYTKNKCCEYANGEILGFLDPDDAIKFNALEVMVNSHKTNIEAAIITSNYELVDLNLNVINKGINASKIPKGKSYLTYGQGALTHFATFKSHAYNNTLGIDPLMKRAVDQDLYYKLEEQGSHVFLENYFYLYRIHENSISENENLFKAKYWHFYAKKSAYTRRRKNKSIIDNFSKDFFKEYESNYFLDRFERSKNNKQFKTKLYFLSKSISAAPFHKPIRKTKSLILLIIGKI, encoded by the coding sequence ATGCTATTTTCAATACTTATTGCGAACTATAATAATGGTCATTTTTTTATTGACTGTTATAACAGTATAATAAAACAAACTTATACTAATTGGGAAGCTATTATAGTAGATGATGGCTCAAACGATGATTCTATAGAAATTATAAAAAAAACAATAGGTAATGACAGTCGTTTTAAGTTATATCAAAATGATAAAAATAGAGGTTGTGGATATACTAAAAATAAATGTTGTGAATATGCAAACGGAGAAATATTAGGTTTCTTAGATCCAGATGATGCTATAAAGTTTAACGCATTAGAAGTTATGGTAAATTCTCACAAAACAAATATAGAAGCAGCAATTATAACCTCTAATTATGAACTTGTAGATTTAAACTTAAATGTTATTAATAAAGGAATTAATGCTAGTAAAATCCCAAAAGGGAAATCGTATTTAACTTATGGACAAGGTGCTTTAACTCATTTTGCAACTTTTAAAAGCCACGCATATAATAATACTTTAGGTATAGATCCTTTAATGAAACGAGCTGTAGATCAGGATTTATATTATAAACTTGAGGAGCAAGGTAGTCACGTTTTTTTAGAAAATTATTTTTATCTGTATAGAATACATGAAAATAGTATTTCAGAGAATGAAAACCTTTTTAAAGCAAAATATTGGCATTTTTATGCAAAGAAGTCTGCTTACACGAGAAGAAGAAAAAATAAAAGTATAATAGATAATTTCTCTAAAGATTTTTTTAAAGAATATGAATCTAATTACTTTTTAGATAGATTTGAAAGATCAAAAAATAATAAACAGTTTAAAACAAAGCTATACTTTTTAAGCAAGTCTATTAGTGCAGCACCTTTTCATAAACCAATCAGGAAAACTAAAAGCTTAATTTTATTAATTATAGGTAAAATATAA